A window of Streptomyces sp. NBC_01224 genomic DNA:
CCAGCCGTTTCGGCCCGCCGCCGTTTTCCCGCGGGAAAACCATGGGAATGCGGCGAACGCGAAGTGCCCAGACCTGCGCTATCCACACCCGGGCTCCACGAGCCTGCGCCAGGACCCAAGCTGGCCAAAAAGATCCACGTGGATGGCTGCCCACGGTCGCGCTCCGTGGTCGGCACTACGCCGACCGCAATGCGGGATCCGGGGACTGTGCGGGTCAGCCCCCAGACAAGCACGAAGCCCCACCCCATATCAGGGGCGGGGCCGATCGTGTACCCCCGGAGCCGACCGCGAGTACTGTTCTGTTGTCGAGTCAGAACAGGAGCCAGTATGCATGCTCTGCCGCACGACCACACCGGAACGCGCATCGCGCGCCTCCGTCGAGAGCGCCACCTGACACAAACGGCACTTGCTCAACTGGCAGGCGTGTCAGCCAGTCTCGTGACGAAGACCGAGCGGGGCGTACTCCCCCTCACTCCGCACGTTTCCGCGTGCTTCGCGCGGGCCCTGGGTGTGTCGGTAGCAACCATCGTTGGCCAGCCATACGTGGACGAACTTCGAGCCGATGAACTAGACGTACTGATAAGGCCCATTCGCGAGGCTCTGGACGTCTACGACCTCGGCGTAGACCCCGAGATCAACGCACGAAGCATTGCTGATCTGAACACAGAAGCCGAGCGCTTGTGTGCCGCCGTTCGCGGCGGCGAAATCAAGATGGCCGCAAGTGAAGTCGCCGGCCTCATCCAGGAAGCGACGACCGCAGCGCATGCAGCGGGGGCGCACGAAGGGTGGCTCACCCTCGCGAGTCTCTACCGAACCGCCTACGACGTTGCCGCAAAGCTGGGGTTCCCTGACCTGGCCGCTCTCTCCCTCGCACGTCTGGACTGGGCCGCACAAATGGGCTCGGATGCGGTACTCGGTGGCATGTTCCACTACCTACGTGCCCTCACCTACCTGCGGGAGGGGCAGTACCGCACAGGCGACCGCCTCATCTCCATGGGGCTCTCGACTCTGCAACAATCCGATGCAAGCCGTGAACGCCAGATCCTCACGGGGCAGCTCCACCTCGGGGCCGCGGTGATGGCCGGCCGCGCCCACGATGAGGACCGCGCCCAGGGACACCTGTTGAGCTCCGAACACATCGCTGGCGAGACTGGCGAGGCCGTGAAGGTTCACTGGCTCGCGTACGGGCCGACGAACGTCAAGGTGCATCGGGTCGCGGTTCTCGCCGAGCTGGACAAGTACGGCGAAGCCGTCGAGGCGTCAGCCGACATCGCCATTCCGCGCGACTGGCCTAAGTCGCGCACAAGCCACCACCTCGCCGAGGTGGCCCGCGCCCAGATGTGGACGGGCAAGTTGGACGGGGCGTTCAGCAACCTGCTGATGGCACGGAAGATCGCACCACAGCAGGCGAAGTATCACCCGACCGTCAGGGAAACGTACGAGGGCCTGGAAGCCGCCCACCGCCAGCTTCCTGACAGCTTCCTCTCCTACGGCTCCTGGCTCAGCTCCTCACGCTAAGTTGCTCTAAGAGCTCGCGCAGATAGGCGGCGTGGGCAGCCCCGGCAACAAGGTGGGAACAGATCCCGGTGATCATGGAGCTGCGACGCTCTGTGACCACTGGGGAGATCTGTGCCCGTCCTTCCATCATGGCTGACCGACCCGCTCTGGGATCAATTCGCGGCACTGCTGCCCAAGCGCCCTGCGGTCGATCCGGCCCACCCGCTGGGTTGCCACCGCCGCCGTATCAGCGACCGGATCGTGTTCGACAAGCTGCTCCAGATCCTGCGGTTCGGCTGCTCCTACCAGGCGGTCTCCGACACGACCTGCTCGGCGACCACGATCCGCAACCGCCGCAACGAGTGGATCCGGCTCGGCGTCTTCGCCCGACTCAAACAGATCGCGCTTGAGTCCTACGACCGGATCGTCGGGCTCGTGCTCGACCAGATCGCCGTCGACGGCTCCATCACCAAGGCCCCCGGCGGCAGTGAAGCGGCCGGGCGCTCGCCGGTCGACCGCGGCAAACAGGGCCTGAAACGCTCCGGCATGACGGATGGCTATGGGATCCCGCTCGGCAGGGTCCTCGCCGGAGCGAACCGCCACGACTCTCCGCTGCTGGCTCCGACCCTGGACCTGCTGGTGGACCTGGGACCGCTGCCCGAGGCCATCACTGTGCACCTGGACGCCGGCTACGACTCGGACAAGACCCGCGCCGAACTCGCCGCGCGCAGTCTGCACGGCCGCATCGCGCACAAGGGCGAGAAGGTACCGATCCAGGCGAGCCAGCGGTGGCACGTCGAGCGCACCCACGCCTGGCAGAACGCCTTCTACCGGCTCGCCCGATGCTACGAACGCCGTGTCGCGGTCATCGACGCGTTCTTCGACCTCGCCGATACGATCATCACCGTCCGTAGCCTGCTCCGCAGGGCATGGACGACCCACCGCTGGGACAACCGTCCGAACCGCCGCCCATGAGCGAGTGCCGATCTACGCAGCGTCTAAGTGCAGCAGTTTGGGCATCTTGATGCCGACATGATCGGTACGTATGCCTGCCGACGTATAGGTACGGCCGCCACCGCCCCGGTGGACGTGTGCAGCACGTCGTCACGGCAGTAGAGCATATTTCCCCTATATGGGCGACGATCGGTATATGGGTGACGATCGGTGTGGCTGGTGCGAAGCTCCACTGCCGGAGTCGGCAGGCCCGGGTCGGCGGTATTGCGGTCAGGCGCATCGGCAGGCGGCCTGGCGAGCCAGGCGTCGCTGGCAGGCGGCGGCGGATGCGCGGCAGGCGCTGGCGTTCGCGGAAGCGGATCTCCTGACACAGGTGCAGGCCGCAACCCAGCAGGCGAGCGACTCGCGCCCGGGGCGAGGAGCGGAGAGCTGCCATGTTGCCGCCGTGGCGGAGGTACCCGGGCTGGCCGGGCAGTTGATGCGCTCCGCGGTGCTGGCGGACCGACGAACCGGGGCCAGCTGGGCGCAGATCGGTGCTGGCCTGGGCATCAGCGCGGAGGCGGCCAGATGCCGCTTCAGGCGCCTGCAGGAATCCCTGCCTGGTGCCGCTCGGGAGGGCGAGAGCACGAGGGACCTTGCCGGCTTCGGCACCGGCACAGGCTCCGGCACGCATATGCTCTGCGCCGCTTTGGACCAGTTCATGCGGGAGACAGGCGCCTCCGGGGGCCTGGTATACCTGCTGCCGCCGGGCGAGCGGGTGCTGCGGCTGGCGGTGCTGAGGGGGGTTCCCCGGCAGATCGCCGCGCACTGGACGCAGGTGCCGCTGGCGGCCCGCACCCCGGCGACCGACGCCGTGCGCGAGCGGCGTCTGGTGTGGATAGGCGGCCAGGAAGAGATGGCGCGGCACTACCCGCAGATGGCGCTCGCGCTGCCCTACCCCTTCTCGGCGGCCGCTGCCCCGATCACCACCGGCACCACCGCTTGGGGCGCCCTGGTTGCGCGGTGGCCCAGCTCGCATCCATCGCCGCTGACCCGACACGAACGCAACGCGGTCCGTACCTCCTGCCGCCGCCTGGGCCTTCTCCTGCGGCAGGCAGCCGACAGCGGCCACCCGCTGCTGCCCGGGTCCGAGCCGCAGGTCCTGGCCCCCCTGCGTGCCCGCGCTCGCGGGCCAACCCAGGAGGCGGCAGCGGCGGACTTCGCCGAGCGCCTGCCCGGAGGATGCTGCACCTTGGACCTTGACGGCCGGATCACCTTCATCACCACCACCGCCGCCGACCTCCTCGGCGCCAGCGCCGTCGACCTGCTGGGCGTCCTGCCCCGGCAGGTCCTGCCGTGGCTGGACGACCCAGTCGTCGAAGACCGCTACCGGGCCGCGGTGCTCAGCCAGGAGGCCACCTCCTTCACCGCCCTGCGCCCACCGGACCGGTGGCTGTCCTTCCACCTGTACCCGGACGTCTGCGGCATCAGCGTCCGCATCGCCCCGGCCTCCCCGTCCCCTGCCTCGGAGACGTCAGAGGTTCTGCACCCCGCACCGTCGGCCGCACCGGGTCGGTCGACCGCCCACCACCTCCTGATGCACCTCGCCGCCACGCTGACCGAGGCCGTCGGGGTCATGGACGTGATCGCCCGGATCGATGACCTGGTCCCGACCGCCTTCGAGGCCCAAGCCCTCGCCCTGATGATCGCCGAGGAGGGCCGGCTGCGGATCATCGGTTACCGCGGCTACCCCGCCGAACTCATGGACCGCTTCGACGGCACCCCCCTGGCCTCCAACACCCCTGCCGTGCGTGTCCTGACCAGCGGCGTCCCCAGCTTCTACGCCACCTTCGCGGACCTCAAGCGCGCTCATCCCCCCGCCGTCCTGCAGGACGGCAAGGCCGCCTGGGCCTTCCTGCCCCTGATCACCTCCGGCCGCCCCGTCGGCTCGCTGGTCCTCGCGTACGACCGGCCGCATCCCTTCACGCCCGAGGAACGAGCTGTCCTCACCTCGACCGCCGGGCTGATCGCCCAGGCCCTGGACCGCGCCCGCCTCTACGACGCCAAACAGGCTCTCGCCCACAGCTTGCAAGCCAGCCTGCTGCCCCAAGCACTACCCCACGTCCCCGGCCTGGACGTGGCCACCCGCTACCTCCCCACCGCTCACGGCATCGACGTCGGCGGCGACTTCTACGACCTCATTCATCTCGACACCGACCTAGCCGCCGCAACAATCGGCGACGTCCAAGGCCACAACGTGAACGCCGCCGTCCTCATGGGGCAGGTCCGCACCGCCGTCCACGCCACCGCCGGCGCATCGCCCGGCCAAGTCCTCGCCCGCACCAACCGCCTGCTCACCGACCTTGACCCCGGCCTGTTCACCAGTTGCCTCTACGTCCAGCTCGACCTGGCACGCCACCGCGCCTGCCTGGCCACCGCCGGCCACCCGCCCCCACTCCTGCGCCACCCCGACCTACACACTGAGATCCTTCCGCTGACGCCCGGGCTCCTGCTCGGCATCGACCCCGCGGCCGACTACCCGGAAACCGACATCCCCCTACCGCCCGGGGCCGTGCTTGCCCTGTACACCGATGGACTCGTCGAAACCCCCGGCATCGACATCGAGGACGCCACCGCCGACCTCGCCGCCCAGCTCGCACAGGCCCAGGGCCAGACCCTGGACGCCCTCGCCGACACCCTCATCCACCACGCCCAACGGTCCGCCCCCCGCAACGACGACATCGCCCTGCTCCTCATCCGGCCTCAACAACACGACCGCTGACACCAAAGGCCCGCCCGGCTCGGCGGGGCTCCAGTCTCCGCCCCGCCGACGCCGCCGGGCTCGGTGAAGCATGCCTCCCTTTCCGAGCCCACCGCCGATCGGAGCCGGTGGAAAGCGTTCTGCCAGACGTGCGCGATCTGTTTGAGCCGGGCGAAGACGCCGAGCCGGATCCACTCGTTGCGGCGGTTGCGGATCGTGGTCGCCGAGCAGGTCGTGTCGGAGACCGCCTGGTAGGAGCAGCCGAACCGCAGGATCTGGAGCAGCTTGTCGAACACGATCCGGTCGCTGATACGGCGGCGGTGGCAACCCAGCGGGTGGGCCGGATCGACCGCAGGGCGCCCGGGCAGCAGTGCCACGAATTGATCCCAGAGCGGGTCGGTCAGCCATGATGGAAGGACGGGCACAGATCTCCCCAGTGGTCACAGAGCGTCGCAACTCCATGATCACCGGGACCTGTTCCCACCTTGTTGCCGGGGCTGCCCACGCCGCCTATCTGCGCGAGCTCTAAGTAAAGCCTTGGCCCCAACTGACAGTAATTCACTGTCAGTTGGGGCCTTGTCGTGCCGCCACCATGTCGTCACTGCCACTTCGACATGGAGCCGACCATGACGACTACACAGCAATCCGCGGCCCAGCACCGCTCCAGTCGAGGCGCTGCTGTACCCGCCCGAGCACCATTACTCGCCGCTTCACTGGTCACTCAGGAGTGGTCGAGGACGTTTGATCTCTTACTGCCGGCTTCCCAGTTAGCTCGCCTGCACACGCGGACACGGCTGACCATGCTCAAGTGGGCCGGGAACGTCGAAGGCGCAACGGCTGTCGTAGGAATCCTCGTCCGCAACGCCGTGGACCATGCCGACCCGGGCCCGACGGCAGAGAACCGGCAGGTGCGGCTCAGGCTCGCCGTCACCGAGGCCCACGAGCTGACGATCGACGTCCGTGATCCGATCCCGCAGTTCCGGGACTTCGAGCAAGCCGCGGCCGGTCAGGAGGGGCGCGGTCTCTGGACACTCCGTCGGCTCGGCGGTGAACTGTCGTGGTTCCTGTGCCACGAACGCGTCGGCAAGACGGTGCGCGCACGTATGACACCAGGGCCGGTAGCGGCATGACGATCTCTCTCACCGCTCCGGTTCTGGACAAGCGCGTCGTTCGTCCTATGGCCAACGTCCCGAAGTGGACACCTCCGCTCGACCCGGACGCCTTGAGGCATGTCCTGAAGCGGGTTGCTGCGTGGACTCCGCTCGACGTCGAGGCGATCTTCGACGACCTGGACACGACGATCGGAAACCAGCCGCCGCCCGAGGCCGCGATCCCGGCGCTTGTCGAACGCTTGCGTAGCTATCTGAAACGGCTCAGCACAATCGCGGTAGCCGA
This region includes:
- a CDS encoding helix-turn-helix domain-containing protein produces the protein MHALPHDHTGTRIARLRRERHLTQTALAQLAGVSASLVTKTERGVLPLTPHVSACFARALGVSVATIVGQPYVDELRADELDVLIRPIREALDVYDLGVDPEINARSIADLNTEAERLCAAVRGGEIKMAASEVAGLIQEATTAAHAAGAHEGWLTLASLYRTAYDVAAKLGFPDLAALSLARLDWAAQMGSDAVLGGMFHYLRALTYLREGQYRTGDRLISMGLSTLQQSDASRERQILTGQLHLGAAVMAGRAHDEDRAQGHLLSSEHIAGETGEAVKVHWLAYGPTNVKVHRVAVLAELDKYGEAVEASADIAIPRDWPKSRTSHHLAEVARAQMWTGKLDGAFSNLLMARKIAPQQAKYHPTVRETYEGLEAAHRQLPDSFLSYGSWLSSSR
- a CDS encoding IS5 family transposase — protein: MPVLPSWLTDPLWDQFAALLPKRPAVDPAHPLGCHRRRISDRIVFDKLLQILRFGCSYQAVSDTTCSATTIRNRRNEWIRLGVFARLKQIALESYDRIVGLVLDQIAVDGSITKAPGGSEAAGRSPVDRGKQGLKRSGMTDGYGIPLGRVLAGANRHDSPLLAPTLDLLVDLGPLPEAITVHLDAGYDSDKTRAELAARSLHGRIAHKGEKVPIQASQRWHVERTHAWQNAFYRLARCYERRVAVIDAFFDLADTIITVRSLLRRAWTTHRWDNRPNRRP
- a CDS encoding SpoIIE family protein phosphatase, with translation MLCAALDQFMRETGASGGLVYLLPPGERVLRLAVLRGVPRQIAAHWTQVPLAARTPATDAVRERRLVWIGGQEEMARHYPQMALALPYPFSAAAAPITTGTTAWGALVARWPSSHPSPLTRHERNAVRTSCRRLGLLLRQAADSGHPLLPGSEPQVLAPLRARARGPTQEAAAADFAERLPGGCCTLDLDGRITFITTTAADLLGASAVDLLGVLPRQVLPWLDDPVVEDRYRAAVLSQEATSFTALRPPDRWLSFHLYPDVCGISVRIAPASPSPASETSEVLHPAPSAAPGRSTAHHLLMHLAATLTEAVGVMDVIARIDDLVPTAFEAQALALMIAEEGRLRIIGYRGYPAELMDRFDGTPLASNTPAVRVLTSGVPSFYATFADLKRAHPPAVLQDGKAAWAFLPLITSGRPVGSLVLAYDRPHPFTPEERAVLTSTAGLIAQALDRARLYDAKQALAHSLQASLLPQALPHVPGLDVATRYLPTAHGIDVGGDFYDLIHLDTDLAAATIGDVQGHNVNAAVLMGQVRTAVHATAGASPGQVLARTNRLLTDLDPGLFTSCLYVQLDLARHRACLATAGHPPPLLRHPDLHTEILPLTPGLLLGIDPAADYPETDIPLPPGAVLALYTDGLVETPGIDIEDATADLAAQLAQAQGQTLDALADTLIHHAQRSAPRNDDIALLLIRPQQHDR
- a CDS encoding ATP-binding protein gives rise to the protein MLKWAGNVEGATAVVGILVRNAVDHADPGPTAENRQVRLRLAVTEAHELTIDVRDPIPQFRDFEQAAAGQEGRGLWTLRRLGGELSWFLCHERVGKTVRARMTPGPVAA
- a CDS encoding DUF6415 family natural product biosynthesis protein; translated protein: MTISLTAPVLDKRVVRPMANVPKWTPPLDPDALRHVLKRVAAWTPLDVEAIFDDLDTTIGNQPPPEAAIPALVERLRSYLKRLSTIAVADTKFPPTDEMAQLIERGRSMQDARLPDDHQEAVGMARCMAFVTSDLVEKLIEGRYIKDVA